Proteins encoded together in one Ptiloglossa arizonensis isolate GNS036 chromosome 9, iyPtiAriz1_principal, whole genome shotgun sequence window:
- the LOC143150962 gene encoding xibalbin-1 isoform X1 — protein sequence MKFSLLWLLCFLVFLADRTLGSPYIDDDEEDAQQIVDSDYSDNALENLMRAAQQKRTSLIYLFRRVCVQRGRNCDHRPKDCCNSSSCRCNLWGTNCKCQRVGFFQKWG from the exons ATGAAGTTCTCTCTACTGTGGTTGCTCTGCTTCCTGGTCTTCCTCGCCGACAGGACCCTCGGTAGCCCCTACATCGACGACGACG AGGAAGATGCACAGCAAATCGTTGATTCCGATTACTCAGACAACGCGTTGGAGAATCTGATGCGGGCAGCCCAACAAAA ACGTACCTCGTTGATCTACCTGTTTAGGCGGGTCTGCGTGCAACGGGGAAGAAATTGCGACCACCGACCGAAGGACTGCTGCAACAGTTCCAGCTGCAGATGCAACCTGTGGGGTACCAATTGCAAATGCCAGCGAGTGGGTTTCTTCCAGAAATGGGGCTAA
- the LOC143150962 gene encoding xibalbin-1 isoform X2 produces the protein MKFSLLWLLCFLVFLADRTLGSPYIDDDEEDAQQIVDSDYSDNALENLMRAAQQKRVCVQRGRNCDHRPKDCCNSSSCRCNLWGTNCKCQRVGFFQKWG, from the exons ATGAAGTTCTCTCTACTGTGGTTGCTCTGCTTCCTGGTCTTCCTCGCCGACAGGACCCTCGGTAGCCCCTACATCGACGACGACG AGGAAGATGCACAGCAAATCGTTGATTCCGATTACTCAGACAACGCGTTGGAGAATCTGATGCGGGCAGCCCAACAAAA GCGGGTCTGCGTGCAACGGGGAAGAAATTGCGACCACCGACCGAAGGACTGCTGCAACAGTTCCAGCTGCAGATGCAACCTGTGGGGTACCAATTGCAAATGCCAGCGAGTGGGTTTCTTCCAGAAATGGGGCTAA